GTAAATTATGGTTTTGCCCATCGCCCTAAAAATGGGTTCGACTCGTTTAAACACGTCCTCCCTACCACCTCTCTAGCTTACTGGCGCGTCTAGGAATTCAATACCGGAGAGTTAGTGTTCATGTCCACAAGGATAAGCCACCTGCTCTCAACGATTCCGTTCCTTCTACATCTGGAGCGTCAATGACCATTGATATTACTATATCGGAGTTTTTAACCACTTCCTTAGGAGACCTACCTTAGCTCCATTTAGCCTTCTCTATAGTTCAGTGAGTTCTTAACCAGCCATTGAAAAGCCCATTATCCCTAAGCCTAGTTAAGTGAGACTATAAAGCTATTTAAAAAGTGGGAATTACGCGAAACCTGCAGTGAAAAAATTGTAAACATAACAACTTGCCAGAAAGTGGGCTATTGTAATCGGGTCTGTTCCGTTGAAAACCTCCATAACAACTTGCCAGTGGGGATTACGCGAAACTAAACGTCTTAGAGGAAGAGGAAAACGTTAGTGGAAGTTCTTACTAAAATTGCTCCTTGGCAAATAAACGAGATCTTGAGAAAAGCTATCACGGTTATGAAAGAGGGCATTAAAAGGATCTCGTTAATGCCCTAGAGAGAGATCGTGATTAGGAATACTATGTCGTTATTAAGGACGGTAAAGTAATAGTTACCTCTTTAAAAAGAGGGATCTAAAAGGGAACTTTACGAAATAATCAAGAACGTTAAGGTTAGTTAAGTGATAGCACAGTTGTAGGCGAAGATGAGGAAAGAGTGATAGCACGACTGGCGTGATTGACCTTTCGGCAAGTGATAGACATGCACGATAAGTATCAAGCAAGGTTAGGGCTAATCCAATGATGGTAAATTCACCTAGCCTTTCTTCACCTCGTCAGTTAGCAGAGCTCCACGTGACCAAAACCACTAGCCCTAGAAGACCCAACCCCTATGATTAGCGCTGTCTCCACTAATTTTCTAGTCTCATCGTCGTTCTTTAACAGCCTGTATTCGACTTTACCTATCATCACTGGCTCCTTCCCATTGTCGTATGGTATCCAGATCGTCTTTATCCTAGTCTTCCAGCTTTCAGTAATCCTACTCTCTATCTCAGCTAGCTCTTGAGGTGTTAAGTTGTTCTTATTCTTCATGAGGGCGTAAGGGATCCAAAAGACTGCAGAAGGTGAAGGGAAGAACTTCCTATAGTCCCTATTAGTTATGAAGGGGTTTGCCAGAAGCGTTGGAGAAAAACACAGCTTTACCTTGTTCCCAAAGTTGAACGTGTCCTTTTCTATCCTCTCAATGACGAACTCCAATAGCCCTCCCTCGACCTTTATCCTAGTCCTAACTCCCAAGTCGCCCTTTACCTTTTCCTCAAACCCTTTGGACAACTCGTTGGGTAAACCAACCCTTATCTTGTACTCACCATCTAGTGGAACCTCTTTCAGTACCCCCCTCTCGTAGTAAGGGTATACGGCCTCCTTGTTGATTGGGGGAGAGACGTGGATTGGCTTAAAAAACCCCTTTGTGGGTCTAAACAAGACCTCTAGTTCTGGGAGCTCGGTTAGGACTACTATCTTACTTATTTTTCCAGTAAAATTATTGAATTTGTTGTTCCCATTTCTTTCGTATTTCATCTTAACGGTGAGGGTATAACTGGAGAACATTAAATAAAGATGGGAGAGGAAATAAATAAAGATTAGCGAATTCGGTGGAGACAGACGTGAAGGAGGAAAAGCGACGTTACCTAAGCCTTAGCCTTAAGGGGTACTAGTAGCCTTTCGTACTAGCTGCGGAGCTTATTCTACCTGTCTCCTCCGCTGAGTGACTCTTTCCGTAGTCAAGAAGAATGGGTAAAATATGCGTTAAAACGAATTAACTAGAAGAATGAAAAAATGCATTACCTAGAGTCGTCAGCTGACATTTTCTCAACGTCATAACCAAATGAAAAATATGCATTACCTAGAGCAGATCTGCTTGAATATTGAACAATTTGTTATTAAATGAAAAATATGCATTACCTAGAGATTTTTTCAGGTAGATTTTTGAGTTCATCAATTTCTCTATCTACCTTGACTCTTTTTACTAAATTACTTTCTTTCAATTTCACCTAGAAAGTAGGGGAGTTAGGAATTATTTATTTGTTAGCGACACTTTAAGATTATTCCTAAAATCCCTTAATTCTTTCAATTAAACGTGAAGATAAAAATGATAGACGTTCTTTCACCTTCTCTAGAATTTCTCTATCTACTTTGATTGTTTATCCCCTTTCAATTTCATCTAAAAACAAGTGGATTTGAAAATGTTCGTAATCTGGGAAATTTTTTCAGGTAGATTCTTACGTAAATTCACTCACGTCTTTTACGAGGTTTAAATACACTTTAAAAACTTTTGCGTTGAAAACTTACTTTCAAAAAATCGAGAGATAAACTTTTTCTACTTTGCCTCCCATCAATTTTAGTGAAAAGTAAAGTTTTTATCTTAAAATGAAGTAGTTTAATCTACACAGAACGCAAAAAGAACGTGAAAAAGCAGTGAAAATCAACGCACGGTTGAAATAAGGAAGAACTGAAAGATAAGCCTAAACGTATTGAGCCTGGTGCGTCTAAGTTGAAATAAGGAAGAACTGAAAGGGGATACCCCTGTGGGATAATGGTATACCTTATACGTTGAAATAAGGAAGAACTGAAAGATAGTGACGGATTCGTTAACCACCAACATTCCTAGTTGAAATAAGGAAGAACTGAAAGCTCCGAGGAAAGAAGATAACAAGAAGACTGAAATTAGTTGAAATAAGGAAGAACTGAAAGTTCTGGGCATTCAAAAACCTCAACAATATCCAAAAGTTGAAATAAGGAAGAACTGAAAGGGGTGTATTCAAAAAAGACAAAAAGGCTCCAGGCAAGTTGAAATAAGGAAGAACTGAAAGCTGGCATCACCACTGTCATTCGCTGTAACAGCACAAGTTGAAATAAGGAAGAACTGAAAGGTTCCTTCTTTCTCTTCTAATAATATCAATGTGTCTGGTTGAAATAAGAAAGAACTGAAAGTATTTTTACCACGCCCCAGATGTCTTGAATAATTGTTGAAATAAGAAAGAACTGAAAGTACTCCTGCTCATCTTTGAACCTTAACACTTCCACGTGTTGAAATAAGAAAGAACTGAAAGATTTTTCCTCCTCGTTATAGACCTCTAGAAAGTCTGTTGAAATAAGAAAGAACTGAAAGTTATTATCCCACCTGTAACACGCTTGATAAGGTCTGTTGAAATAAGAAAGAACTGAAAGAAATTTCTCAACTTTTGCTTTTGGGACTGTCTCTGTTGAAATAAGAAAGAACTGAAAGGTGCAGGGACCTGTCGCCCATGCATAAACTTGTGAGTTGAAATAAGAAAGAACTGAAAGTGTTTACTTGAGTCCCCGCAAACACTACCCTGGAGTTGAAATAAGAAAGAACTGAAAGTTGTAGTAAACGCTGTACCCTCTCTTCCTCAGTTGTTGAAATAAGAAAGAACTGAAAGTTGGTTTTTTGGTATCACAATTTTTACTTGTTTCGTTGAAATA
This DNA window, taken from Acidianus infernus, encodes the following:
- the cas6 gene encoding CRISPR system precrRNA processing endoribonuclease RAMP protein Cas6 — its product is MFSSYTLTVKMKYERNGNNKFNNFTGKISKIVVLTELPELEVLFRPTKGFFKPIHVSPPINKEAVYPYYERGVLKEVPLDGEYKIRVGLPNELSKGFEEKVKGDLGVRTRIKVEGGLLEFVIERIEKDTFNFGNKVKLCFSPTLLANPFITNRDYRKFFPSPSAVFWIPYALMKNKNNLTPQELAEIESRITESWKTRIKTIWIPYDNGKEPVMIGKVEYRLLKNDDETRKLVETALIIGVGSSRASGFGHVELC